From a region of the Phaseolus vulgaris cultivar G19833 chromosome 6, P. vulgaris v2.0, whole genome shotgun sequence genome:
- the LOC137831362 gene encoding probable L-type lectin-domain containing receptor kinase S.7 has translation MFLRTTTTIIIFFFFTTTMALSHNNTNFFSFSFPSFTLRNITLLGDSFLRNGLVGLTLSTTVPASSSGTLLFNNPITTTPSFSLSTNFTFSITNTTTSATPSSTFSFFLNSSHTLLSLHFHPNQNHLTLDLTTTSNSSLTNPTFVDLSTDTPITSWVDYHHADKKKLQVFLNYSSPASSKPQNPVLSVDLDLYEYFKDGFYVGFSGSTLGSTELIQLMSWSLEFESNLYPLINGSSSPSSVAVEGIPVSSNSTKGSGNNRGKRFLFGLCVAIAGPAFFCVLLVVLGYVSFLKWRGLRNKKGFGTVGCCPKEFGYKEVKLATKGFHASRVIGKGSFGTVYKALFESSGTIAAIKRSRQYDGKTEFLAELSIIASLRHKNLVQLLGWCVEKGELLLVYEYMPNGSLDKVLYQECEGGNTNHVLSWVHRVNIAVGLASVLSYLHQECEQRVIHRDIKTGNILLDGSMNPRLGDFGLAKLMDHDKSPVSTLTAGTMGYLAPEYLQCGMANEKSDVFSYGVVVLEVACGRRPIEREGQKMVNLVDWVWGLHSQGRIIEAADRKLNGEFKEGEMKRLLLLGLSCANPDSAQRPSMRRVLQILNNEGGVSLVVPKEKPTLTFSSGLPLSLEDIVSDAEEDLNSDQVVCEIKID, from the coding sequence ATGTTCTTAAGAACCACCACCaccatcatcatcttcttcttctttacaACAACAATGGCTCTCTCTCACAACAACACaaacttcttttccttctcctttcccTCCTTCACCCTCCGCAACATAACCCTCCTTGGTGACTCCTTCCTCCGCAACGGCCTCGTCGGCCTCACCCTCTCCACCACTGTCCCTGCCTCCTCCTCCGGCACCCTCCTCTTCAACAACCCCATCACCACCACCCCTTCCTTCTCTCTCTCCACTAATTTCACTTTCTCAATCACCAACACCACCACCTCCGCCACCCCCTCCTCcaccttctccttctttctcaACTCCTCCCACACCCTCCTCTCCCTCCACTTCCACCCCAACCAAAACCATCTCACCCTCGACCTCACCACCACCTCAAACTCCTCCCTTACCAACCCCACTTTCGTTGATCTCAGCACTGACACTCCGATCACTTCTTGGGTTGATTATCACCATGCTGACAAGAAAAAGCTCCAAGTTTTCTTGAACTACTCGTCACCAGCCTCTTCCAAGCCTCAAAACCCTGTCTTGAGCGTTGACCTTGACCTTTATGAGTATTTTAAGGATGGTTTCTATGTGGGGTTTTCCGGTTCCACGCTAGGAAGCACCGAGCTTATCCAACTCATGAGTTGGAGTTTGGAGTTTGAGTCAAACTTGTACCCTCTGATCAATGGTTCTAGCAGCCCTTCGAGTGTTGCGGTTGAGGGCATTCCTGTTTCTTCAAATTCAACCAAGGGTAGTGGTAATAACCGTGGTAAGAGGTTTTTGTTTGGTCTTTGTGTTGCTATTGCTGGTCCTGCTTTTTTCTGCGTCCTGCTTGTGGTTTTGGGGTATGTTTCTTTTCTGAAATGGCGTGGTTTGAGGAATAAGAAAGGCTTTGGGACAGTGGGATGTTGTCCTAAAGAGTTTGGTTACAAGGAGGTGAAGTTGGCCACTAAGGGGTTTCATGCTTCAAGGGTAATTGGGAAAGGATCTTTTGGGACAGTGTACAAGGCTTTGTTTGAGTCTTCTGGGACCATAGCTGCGATTAAAAGGTCAAGACAGTACGACGGGAAAACCGAGTTTTTGGCCGAGTTATCCATTATAGCTAGTTTGAGGCACAAGAATTTGGTTCAACTCCTAGGTTGGTGTGTTGAGAAGGGTGAGTTGTTGCTTGTGTATGAGTATATGCCAAATGGAAGCTTGGACAAGGTGCTTTACCAAGAATGTGAAGGAGGTAATACTAACCATGTGTTGAGTTGGGTTCATAGGGTGAACATTGCTGTTGGGTTGGCTTCTGTTTTGAGCTATTTGCATCAAGAGTGTGAGCAGAGGGTGATTCATAGGGACATCAAGACAGGGAACATATTGCTAGATGGGAGCATGAACCCAAGGTTGGGTGATTTTGGGTTGGCCAAGCTTATGGACCATGACAAGAGTCCTGTTTCAACACTAACTGCTGGGACAATGGGGTACCTTGCTCCTGAGTATCTTCAATGTGGAATGGCAAATGAGAAGAGTGATGTGTTCAGCTATGGGGTGGTGGTGCTTGAGGTGGCTTGTGGGAGGAGGCCAATTGAGAGGGAGGGGCAGAAGATGGTGAATTTGGTGGATTGGGTTTGGGGGTTGCACTCTCAAGGGAGGATCATTGAGGCTGCTGACAGGAAGCTGAATGGGGAGTTTAAGGAAGGGGAAATGAAGAGGCTTTTGCTCTTGGGGTTGAGTTGTGCTAACCCTGATAGTGCTCAGAGGCCTTCCATGAGAAGAGTGTTGCAGATTCTCAACAATGAAGGAGGAGTGTCTCTTGTGGTGCCTAAAGAAAAACCAACACTTACTTTCTCCTCTGGCTTGCCTTTGAGTCTCGAAGACATTGTTTCTGATGCGGAGGAAGACTTGAATTCTGACCAAGTTGTGTGTGAGATCAAAATTGATTGA
- the LOC137831363 gene encoding poly(A)-specific ribonuclease PARN isoform X2, with the protein MPLLSAADILFTARMKNKFREWRDGLLHEQNLEDQIQGDTGDSKFQEMFFEMHPALRLNGFTSHQLKLIQLVIRKHFKDLSYVSVNSEASNLQQLVVYTDSKDELNSLLKKVKEENHGAEKMKIQAAVGLRHVIDLLSSEQKLIVGHNCFLDLAHVYSKFIGPLPDTPEEFVTSVNKCFPHIVDTKILLNTNFMLHEKMKRSRKSLAAAFTSFCPQIAAGSTSSYPGSLSHVKVEVEVDDVRSSSWNPGGKHEAGYDAFMTGCIFAQLCSDLGIDYKLHDSSKQLALDEKLQNYVNRLYLSWMHGDIIDLSTGNKVGDSSPSYSLRKRYPKILFENIVIIWGFPSKLKANEVRECISKVFGPTSVVSVFHLDATAVFVQFSKTELVSDFLSLKNTLEGSDGALLVLHPLSKLLEGGNTCAANYGTYKEICGSPLSECLFADQVKAVGIKWKTKLPEFKIALGVEEHENPSVGNVNIAMETVKMTKPNTIDQLRNAPFRRQVSTHEVEDSCVAEANL; encoded by the exons ATGCCATTGCTCAGTGCAGCAGACATTTTGTTTACTGCACGAATGAAAAACAAATTCCGTGAATGGCGTGATGGGTTATTACATGAGCAAAATCTAGAAGACCAAATTCAAGGAGATACTGGAGACTCAAAATTTCAAGAGATGTTTTTTGAGATGCATCCTGCTCTTAGGCTTAATGGATTCACCTCTCACCAGCTTAAATTGATTCAGTTG GTCATCAGAAAACACTTCAAAGATCTTTCTTATGTCAGTGTGAATAGCGAGGCTTCTAATTTACAGCAATTGGTTGTGTATACAGACTCAAAGGATGAATTAAACTCACTTCTG AAAAAAGTGAAAGAAGAAAATCATGGGGcagaaaaaatgaaaatccaAGCTGCTGTGGGACTTCGCCATGTTATTGATCTCCTTTCATCGGAGCAGAAGTTGATTGTTGGTCACAATTGTTTTCTAG ATCTTGCTCATGTCTACAGCAAATTTATAGGCCCCCTTCCTGATACTCCTGAAGAGTTTGTTACCTCTGTTAACAAGTGCTTTCCGCACATTGTTGACACCAAGATACTTCTTAACACTAATTTTATGCTCCACGAAAAAATGAAAAGATCCAGAAAATCACTGGCAGCTGCATTCACGTCATTTTGCCCACAAATTGCAGCTGGCTCCACAAGCAGTTATCCAGGTTCACTCTCACATGTGAAAGTGGAAGTTGAAGTTGATGATGTGAG ATCATCCAGCTGGAACCCTGGAGGCAAGCATGAGGCAGGATATGATGCCTTCATGACTGGATGCATCTTTGCCCAGTTATGCAGTGATTTAGGTATCGATTACAAACTCCACGATTCTTCAAAACAATTAGCCCTTGATGAGAAACTGCAGAATTATGTTAATCGTCTATATCTTAGTTGGATGCATGGGGACATTATTGATCTAAGTACTGGTAATAAGGTTGGAGATTCTTCACCCAGCTATAGCCTCAGGAAGCGGTACCCaaaaattttgtttgaaaatattgttattatttgggGATTTCCTTCTAAGCTGAAGGCAAATGAAGTAAGAGAGTGCATATCTAAAGTATTTGGACCAACTTCTGTAGTTTCTGTCTTCCACCTGGATGCAACTGCAGTATTCGTTCAGTTTAGCAAAACAGAACTAGTTTCTGattttctttcattgaaaaacACCTTAGAGGGAAGTGATGGTGCACTCTTGGTTTTGCATCCACTGTCAAAACTTTTGGAAGGTGGAAATACATGTGCTGCTAATTATGGTACTTACAAAGAAATTTGTGGTTCACCCTTATCAGAATGCCTGTTTGCTGATCAGGTAAAAGCAGTTGGTATAAAGTGGAAGACCAAATTGCCAGAATTCAAGATAGCATTGGGGGTTGAAGAACATGAAAATCCAAGTGTAGGTAATGTAAATATTGCTATGGAGACTGTGAAAATGACCAAGCCAAACACAATTGATCAATTGAGAAATGCTCCATTTCGGAGACAAGTCTCCACACATGAGGTTGAAGATTCTTGTGTTGCAGAAGCCAACTTGTGA
- the LOC137831363 gene encoding poly(A)-specific ribonuclease PARN isoform X1, which yields MKHKLPTPSLSRAVARALCPATTTQCDSAFPSKTVTTANFEPSLAELRRHVRSSDFVAIDLEMSGITSAPWRESLEFDRSDVRYLKVRDSATKFAVVQFGVCPFRWDSSNNSFVAYPHSFYVFPRQEHAGLGPCDEFLWQTTSMDFLAKYQFDFNACIHEGISYLSREQERKALRSLNSTYDSEWSDICKLKDVRDMPLLSAADILFTARMKNKFREWRDGLLHEQNLEDQIQGDTGDSKFQEMFFEMHPALRLNGFTSHQLKLIQLVIRKHFKDLSYVSVNSEASNLQQLVVYTDSKDELNSLLKKVKEENHGAEKMKIQAAVGLRHVIDLLSSEQKLIVGHNCFLDLAHVYSKFIGPLPDTPEEFVTSVNKCFPHIVDTKILLNTNFMLHEKMKRSRKSLAAAFTSFCPQIAAGSTSSYPGSLSHVKVEVEVDDVRSSSWNPGGKHEAGYDAFMTGCIFAQLCSDLGIDYKLHDSSKQLALDEKLQNYVNRLYLSWMHGDIIDLSTGNKVGDSSPSYSLRKRYPKILFENIVIIWGFPSKLKANEVRECISKVFGPTSVVSVFHLDATAVFVQFSKTELVSDFLSLKNTLEGSDGALLVLHPLSKLLEGGNTCAANYGTYKEICGSPLSECLFADQVKAVGIKWKTKLPEFKIALGVEEHENPSVGNVNIAMETVKMTKPNTIDQLRNAPFRRQVSTHEVEDSCVAEANL from the exons GAGATGAGCGGCATCACCAGCGCTCCCTGGCGCGAGTCACTCGAGTTCGACCGCTCCGACGTGCGCTACCTCAAGGTCCGAGACTCCGCCACCAAGTTCGCCGTCGTTCAATTTGGCGTTTGCCCCTTCCGTTGGGATTCCTCTAACAACTCCTTCGTCGCGTATCC GCACAGTTTCTATGTTTTTCCTCGACAGGAGCATGCAGGTCTGGGTCCGTGCGATGAATTTCTCTGGCAGACCACTTCGATGGATTTCTTGGCTAAATACCAGTTTGATTTTAATGCTTGCATACACGAAG gAATATCTTATTTATCCAGAGAACAAGAAAGGAAAGCATTAAGGAGTTTGAATTCTACGTATGATAGTGAGTGGTCTGACATTTGTAAATTAAAAGATGTTAGGGACATGCCATTGCTCAGTGCAGCAGACATTTTGTTTACTGCACGAATGAAAAACAAATTCCGTGAATGGCGTGATGGGTTATTACATGAGCAAAATCTAGAAGACCAAATTCAAGGAGATACTGGAGACTCAAAATTTCAAGAGATGTTTTTTGAGATGCATCCTGCTCTTAGGCTTAATGGATTCACCTCTCACCAGCTTAAATTGATTCAGTTG GTCATCAGAAAACACTTCAAAGATCTTTCTTATGTCAGTGTGAATAGCGAGGCTTCTAATTTACAGCAATTGGTTGTGTATACAGACTCAAAGGATGAATTAAACTCACTTCTG AAAAAAGTGAAAGAAGAAAATCATGGGGcagaaaaaatgaaaatccaAGCTGCTGTGGGACTTCGCCATGTTATTGATCTCCTTTCATCGGAGCAGAAGTTGATTGTTGGTCACAATTGTTTTCTAG ATCTTGCTCATGTCTACAGCAAATTTATAGGCCCCCTTCCTGATACTCCTGAAGAGTTTGTTACCTCTGTTAACAAGTGCTTTCCGCACATTGTTGACACCAAGATACTTCTTAACACTAATTTTATGCTCCACGAAAAAATGAAAAGATCCAGAAAATCACTGGCAGCTGCATTCACGTCATTTTGCCCACAAATTGCAGCTGGCTCCACAAGCAGTTATCCAGGTTCACTCTCACATGTGAAAGTGGAAGTTGAAGTTGATGATGTGAG ATCATCCAGCTGGAACCCTGGAGGCAAGCATGAGGCAGGATATGATGCCTTCATGACTGGATGCATCTTTGCCCAGTTATGCAGTGATTTAGGTATCGATTACAAACTCCACGATTCTTCAAAACAATTAGCCCTTGATGAGAAACTGCAGAATTATGTTAATCGTCTATATCTTAGTTGGATGCATGGGGACATTATTGATCTAAGTACTGGTAATAAGGTTGGAGATTCTTCACCCAGCTATAGCCTCAGGAAGCGGTACCCaaaaattttgtttgaaaatattgttattatttgggGATTTCCTTCTAAGCTGAAGGCAAATGAAGTAAGAGAGTGCATATCTAAAGTATTTGGACCAACTTCTGTAGTTTCTGTCTTCCACCTGGATGCAACTGCAGTATTCGTTCAGTTTAGCAAAACAGAACTAGTTTCTGattttctttcattgaaaaacACCTTAGAGGGAAGTGATGGTGCACTCTTGGTTTTGCATCCACTGTCAAAACTTTTGGAAGGTGGAAATACATGTGCTGCTAATTATGGTACTTACAAAGAAATTTGTGGTTCACCCTTATCAGAATGCCTGTTTGCTGATCAGGTAAAAGCAGTTGGTATAAAGTGGAAGACCAAATTGCCAGAATTCAAGATAGCATTGGGGGTTGAAGAACATGAAAATCCAAGTGTAGGTAATGTAAATATTGCTATGGAGACTGTGAAAATGACCAAGCCAAACACAATTGATCAATTGAGAAATGCTCCATTTCGGAGACAAGTCTCCACACATGAGGTTGAAGATTCTTGTGTTGCAGAAGCCAACTTGTGA
- the LOC137831363 gene encoding poly(A)-specific ribonuclease PARN isoform X3, protein MFFLDRSMQVWVRAMNFSGRPLRWISWLNTSLILMLAYTKVIRKHFKDLSYVSVNSEASNLQQLVVYTDSKDELNSLLKKVKEENHGAEKMKIQAAVGLRHVIDLLSSEQKLIVGHNCFLDLAHVYSKFIGPLPDTPEEFVTSVNKCFPHIVDTKILLNTNFMLHEKMKRSRKSLAAAFTSFCPQIAAGSTSSYPGSLSHVKVEVEVDDVRSSSWNPGGKHEAGYDAFMTGCIFAQLCSDLGIDYKLHDSSKQLALDEKLQNYVNRLYLSWMHGDIIDLSTGNKVGDSSPSYSLRKRYPKILFENIVIIWGFPSKLKANEVRECISKVFGPTSVVSVFHLDATAVFVQFSKTELVSDFLSLKNTLEGSDGALLVLHPLSKLLEGGNTCAANYGTYKEICGSPLSECLFADQVKAVGIKWKTKLPEFKIALGVEEHENPSVGNVNIAMETVKMTKPNTIDQLRNAPFRRQVSTHEVEDSCVAEANL, encoded by the exons ATGTTTTTCCTCGACAGGAGCATGCAGGTCTGGGTCCGTGCGATGAATTTCTCTGGCAGACCACTTCGATGGATTTCTTGGCTAAATACCAGTTTGATTTTAATGCTTGCATACACGAAG GTCATCAGAAAACACTTCAAAGATCTTTCTTATGTCAGTGTGAATAGCGAGGCTTCTAATTTACAGCAATTGGTTGTGTATACAGACTCAAAGGATGAATTAAACTCACTTCTG AAAAAAGTGAAAGAAGAAAATCATGGGGcagaaaaaatgaaaatccaAGCTGCTGTGGGACTTCGCCATGTTATTGATCTCCTTTCATCGGAGCAGAAGTTGATTGTTGGTCACAATTGTTTTCTAG ATCTTGCTCATGTCTACAGCAAATTTATAGGCCCCCTTCCTGATACTCCTGAAGAGTTTGTTACCTCTGTTAACAAGTGCTTTCCGCACATTGTTGACACCAAGATACTTCTTAACACTAATTTTATGCTCCACGAAAAAATGAAAAGATCCAGAAAATCACTGGCAGCTGCATTCACGTCATTTTGCCCACAAATTGCAGCTGGCTCCACAAGCAGTTATCCAGGTTCACTCTCACATGTGAAAGTGGAAGTTGAAGTTGATGATGTGAG ATCATCCAGCTGGAACCCTGGAGGCAAGCATGAGGCAGGATATGATGCCTTCATGACTGGATGCATCTTTGCCCAGTTATGCAGTGATTTAGGTATCGATTACAAACTCCACGATTCTTCAAAACAATTAGCCCTTGATGAGAAACTGCAGAATTATGTTAATCGTCTATATCTTAGTTGGATGCATGGGGACATTATTGATCTAAGTACTGGTAATAAGGTTGGAGATTCTTCACCCAGCTATAGCCTCAGGAAGCGGTACCCaaaaattttgtttgaaaatattgttattatttgggGATTTCCTTCTAAGCTGAAGGCAAATGAAGTAAGAGAGTGCATATCTAAAGTATTTGGACCAACTTCTGTAGTTTCTGTCTTCCACCTGGATGCAACTGCAGTATTCGTTCAGTTTAGCAAAACAGAACTAGTTTCTGattttctttcattgaaaaacACCTTAGAGGGAAGTGATGGTGCACTCTTGGTTTTGCATCCACTGTCAAAACTTTTGGAAGGTGGAAATACATGTGCTGCTAATTATGGTACTTACAAAGAAATTTGTGGTTCACCCTTATCAGAATGCCTGTTTGCTGATCAGGTAAAAGCAGTTGGTATAAAGTGGAAGACCAAATTGCCAGAATTCAAGATAGCATTGGGGGTTGAAGAACATGAAAATCCAAGTGTAGGTAATGTAAATATTGCTATGGAGACTGTGAAAATGACCAAGCCAAACACAATTGATCAATTGAGAAATGCTCCATTTCGGAGACAAGTCTCCACACATGAGGTTGAAGATTCTTGTGTTGCAGAAGCCAACTTGTGA
- the LOC137833467 gene encoding uncharacterized protein, giving the protein MNADDLLWAIQNVGFDEYIGPLGTFLQRCRNIEGGTHGPTFGPGLNPMEMPHPPLPPPPPPPPPPPPPPAAAVYSSGLDFSMHQNTNPEMFDTNDVGGYLEAVGCSSNAFINFDPFSLFQQDQL; this is encoded by the coding sequence ATGAATGCAGATGACTTGTTATGGGCCATTCAAAATGTGGGCTTTGATGAATACATTGGGCCTCTTGGTACTTTCCTCCAACGTTGTCGCAACATTGAAGGAGGTACTCACGGGCCTACTTTTGGGCCTGGGCTTAACCCTATGGAGATGCCTCACCCTCCTTTGccaccacctcctcctccaccaccaccaccaccacctccaccAGCAGCAGCAGTTTATTCATCTGGGTTGGATTTTTCCATGCACCAAAACACCAACCCTGAAATGTTTGACACAAATGATGTGGGTGGGTACCTAGAAGCTGTTGGTTGCTCAAGTAATGCTTTTATCAACTTTGATCCTTTCTCTCTCTTCCAACAGGATCAGCTGTGA